The Flammeovirga agarivorans genome has a window encoding:
- a CDS encoding sulfatase family protein, producing MNYKINNVYVGLFLLILSIGCKPTLNKKVKKQPNVLVIMCDQLNYKALSCYGGPVPTPNIDRIANEGVKFNRAYSATPFCSPSRASIVTGLYPHQHGVVHNLGSKQKDGIDITDETTGKLLNSEGYATHQYGKWHVESDSLNYLPYYKDQYDYAYQYKQEMADRQITVRKDDGQDWMNFYNQFWPVEVSPSMADKRSHLENVWEDVKHKDFVIKMGRLRLKQEDWIDDILANKTVASIENASSVDTPFFITTSFIWPHDPNFVPDPYYGLFNPDSLQMPLTQVPETKFDKSWSRRMVKGYGDEGLREFLRIYYGAVKYLDDRVGRILGELEEQGILDETLIIFTADHGDMMGEHGMVWKVNESFYDDIAAIPFMIRYPKLLKPGVTDIPVSLVDIKPTILSITETDYKEEVAGVNIIPFLTGEKDKSLAPKYSFCERIKAHPKGGREVLADAKGSFMVRDEQYKLVIYPDGDSFFYDLKNDPGESKNIIDDRKYINQILDLENALQNWLDETGWKGKKVNFMYRT from the coding sequence ATGAATTATAAAATTAACAATGTATATGTAGGTCTTTTCCTACTTATATTAAGCATAGGTTGTAAGCCCACTTTAAATAAAAAGGTAAAGAAACAACCCAATGTATTGGTTATTATGTGTGACCAATTGAACTACAAGGCTCTTAGTTGTTATGGAGGCCCTGTACCTACTCCCAATATCGACAGAATTGCCAACGAAGGAGTTAAGTTTAATAGAGCGTATAGTGCAACCCCATTTTGTTCACCTTCTAGAGCTTCCATTGTTACGGGACTTTATCCGCATCAACATGGTGTAGTCCACAACTTGGGTTCGAAACAAAAAGATGGTATCGATATTACAGATGAAACAACAGGTAAATTATTAAATAGCGAGGGTTATGCTACACACCAATATGGTAAATGGCATGTAGAAAGCGATTCCCTAAACTATTTACCATACTATAAAGATCAATATGATTATGCCTATCAGTACAAACAAGAAATGGCTGATAGACAAATTACTGTTCGTAAAGATGATGGGCAAGATTGGATGAATTTCTACAATCAATTCTGGCCTGTAGAGGTAAGTCCTTCTATGGCTGATAAAAGAAGTCACCTTGAAAATGTTTGGGAAGATGTTAAACACAAGGACTTCGTCATTAAAATGGGTCGTTTAAGACTGAAACAAGAAGATTGGATTGATGATATCTTAGCTAACAAAACAGTGGCCTCTATTGAAAATGCTTCTTCTGTAGATACTCCATTTTTCATTACTACCTCTTTTATCTGGCCACATGATCCCAATTTTGTTCCTGATCCATACTATGGTCTTTTCAATCCTGATTCATTGCAAATGCCATTAACTCAAGTGCCAGAAACAAAGTTCGACAAATCTTGGTCTAGAAGAATGGTAAAAGGTTACGGTGATGAAGGACTTAGAGAGTTTTTAAGAATCTACTATGGTGCTGTAAAATATCTAGATGACAGGGTAGGCAGAATCTTGGGTGAGTTGGAAGAACAAGGTATTCTTGATGAAACTTTGATCATCTTTACTGCCGACCATGGTGATATGATGGGTGAACATGGTATGGTATGGAAAGTAAATGAATCGTTTTATGATGATATCGCGGCCATTCCATTTATGATCCGTTATCCAAAACTTTTAAAGCCTGGCGTTACAGATATTCCCGTTAGTTTAGTAGACATTAAGCCTACAATATTGTCTATTACAGAAACAGATTATAAAGAAGAAGTAGCAGGTGTGAATATTATTCCGTTCCTAACAGGTGAAAAGGATAAATCATTGGCTCCTAAATATTCATTCTGTGAAAGAATTAAGGCACATCCAAAAGGCGGACGAGAAGTACTGGCAGATGCCAAAGGTTCGTTTATGGTACGTGACGAACAATACAAATTAGTCATTTACCCTGATGGTGATAGTTTTTTCTATGATCTAAAGAACGATCCAGGGGAATCTAAAAACATCATCGATGATAGAAAATACATCAATCAAATTCTTGATTTAGAGAATGCACTACAAAATTGGTTAGATGAAACGGGATGGAAAGGAAAGAAAGTAAATTTCATGTACAGAACGTAA
- a CDS encoding LamG-like jellyroll fold domain-containing protein: MKRNTLTLIFTALLLSINTFAQETTPKWRFINIPDYHNAEGFTRIWNKSKDPAFKNAREERIASQMTSFREMKNAHGGELVILPGDTNGGHWYKAKYLNAFKSYPAYADYTEKDVIIESSRLCYQGLKDIVYGVGYQEFLVAVGDHELGDNPWRKNSKVVKNLPHFREGFAKVFTLDEKGNSRFTKKIGKADARPIGTKYEHTSNAIQYKNILFVTIDMFRFDGADINLGDEGTVEGDITGEHLKWFEAVLSEAQKEKSIKHIIVQSHLPIIYPVRKYASSGMLVSRHAEEKVLNLLRKYHVDLYLAGEVHMNTVTKDDKSDLIQFVGRGNDLSNLTAVDVEDNKLSLVAYHKNGDQLGTLTIDKSNTNTTVASSGLLAPISPQKIQIHWSFDKKIPANKFKFSVTGNYPNQAKDKVHFKGITSPVAYLNDGDFEYDYSLLGASSKIEKGIIDNAIRIDENSKLFVLPIGPIAKGYERTISLWLKTNADGRRIIFNSNSYWGKGQFYNISINEGQLELALKSDIYTVTTNQKINDGKWHHVAVVVPQYGATLNDNLLYVDGKLISERNTKGGNSKVNTSQANWMSIATQMKKHKSNLRETMNMQNFKGLLDDVSMWTRALNHEEIQQIYQSGLEGVSALELDKKLAQ; the protein is encoded by the coding sequence ATGAAAAGAAATACACTAACACTGATTTTTACTGCTTTACTATTAAGCATAAATACATTTGCACAGGAGACCACTCCAAAATGGAGATTTATTAATATTCCAGATTACCATAATGCTGAAGGATTCACAAGAATTTGGAATAAGAGTAAAGATCCTGCTTTTAAAAACGCAAGAGAAGAGCGTATTGCATCACAAATGACTTCTTTTAGAGAGATGAAAAATGCTCATGGAGGAGAGTTGGTTATTCTTCCGGGAGATACCAACGGAGGACATTGGTACAAAGCTAAATACCTAAATGCTTTTAAATCATACCCAGCATATGCCGATTATACGGAAAAGGATGTAATTATTGAGTCTTCTCGTTTATGTTATCAAGGACTGAAAGATATCGTATATGGAGTGGGTTACCAAGAATTTCTAGTGGCTGTAGGTGATCATGAACTGGGAGATAATCCTTGGAGAAAAAATTCAAAAGTGGTCAAAAATTTACCTCATTTCAGAGAAGGCTTTGCTAAAGTTTTTACTTTAGATGAGAAAGGAAATTCTCGTTTTACTAAAAAAATTGGTAAGGCGGATGCCAGACCGATTGGAACTAAATATGAACACACTTCTAATGCGATCCAATACAAAAATATCTTATTTGTAACCATTGATATGTTTAGATTCGATGGAGCTGATATCAACTTAGGAGATGAAGGAACAGTAGAGGGAGATATTACAGGAGAACATCTAAAGTGGTTCGAAGCTGTACTTAGTGAAGCCCAAAAAGAGAAGAGTATTAAGCACATTATCGTACAATCTCATTTACCGATTATTTATCCAGTAAGAAAGTATGCGAGTAGTGGTATGTTGGTGTCAAGACATGCCGAAGAGAAGGTTTTAAATCTCTTACGAAAGTATCATGTTGATCTATATTTAGCTGGAGAAGTGCATATGAATACAGTAACAAAAGACGATAAGTCTGACCTTATCCAATTTGTAGGAAGAGGTAATGATTTAAGTAATTTAACCGCTGTAGATGTAGAAGATAACAAGTTAAGCTTAGTCGCTTATCATAAAAATGGTGATCAGCTAGGAACATTGACGATTGACAAATCAAATACAAATACAACAGTTGCCTCATCAGGTTTGCTTGCCCCTATCTCACCTCAAAAAATACAAATCCATTGGAGTTTTGATAAAAAGATTCCTGCGAATAAATTTAAATTTAGTGTTACTGGCAATTATCCAAATCAAGCAAAGGATAAAGTGCATTTCAAAGGCATTACTTCTCCTGTTGCCTACTTAAATGACGGTGATTTTGAGTATGATTATTCATTGCTAGGAGCTTCTTCTAAAATAGAAAAAGGTATCATTGATAATGCGATTAGAATTGATGAAAATTCAAAGCTATTTGTGTTACCAATTGGCCCTATAGCAAAAGGATACGAGCGAACTATTTCTTTATGGTTAAAAACAAATGCAGACGGCAGAAGAATTATCTTCAATAGTAATTCCTATTGGGGAAAAGGGCAGTTCTACAATATTTCTATCAACGAAGGACAACTAGAACTCGCTCTTAAATCAGACATTTATACGGTAACTACCAATCAAAAAATTAATGATGGAAAATGGCATCATGTAGCGGTGGTAGTACCTCAATATGGGGCAACACTCAATGATAATTTGCTATATGTAGATGGAAAATTAATTTCAGAAAGAAATACCAAAGGAGGAAATAGTAAGGTGAATACCAGCCAAGCCAATTGGATGTCTATTGCTACTCAAATGAAGAAACATAAATCAAACCTAAGAGAAACTATGAACATGCAGAATTTCAAAGGACTTTTGGATGATGTTTCGATGTGGACTAGAGCCCTAAACCATGAAGAGATCCAGCAGATATATCAATCAGGTTTGGAAGGTGTTAGTGCATTAGAACTTGATAAAAAACTCGCGCAATAA